The DNA region ACAGCTCTTCCCGCACCTTACCGTAAGGGAAAACCTTCAGTACGCGGGAGCACCAGACGCAGATGTCGAGCAGACTGCCGAGCTTGTAGACGCAGCGAGTCTCCTAGATCGACGGCCCCGGCGACTTTCAGGTGGGGAGCGCCAGCGGGTCGCTCTGGCTCGGGCACTCTTGGCATCGCCGTCCATCTTGTTACTCGACGAGCCCTTCTCCGCACTCGATCGACCGCGTCGCGTGCAGCTGGCAACAGATGTACGCCGATGGTCGGAGGAAAATGATGTCCCCCTGGTCCTCGTGAGCCACGATGAACAGGACACGGAGATTCTTGCGGACGAGCATTGGCACTTGAATGACGGCATTTTCAGCAGGACAGCGACTGGTCCCCCACATGATTCCTCTGCCGGACCCGGATGATCTCGAAAAGAATCCGAGTCGGCGTTGGACCAACGAATACGTCATGGAGCGCGCTGCGCGTACTAGGAAGCGGCGGCCGCCACCTTTCCATACCGTCGATCGCGCGCTCGAAAGTCGAATATAGCTTCAGCTAGATTTTCGCCGCTGAAGTCCGGCCACATCACGGATGTGAACAGTAGCTCCGCATAGGCACATTCCCAGAGCAGGAAATCACTCAGCCTTCGCTCTCCCCCGGTTCGTATCAGCAGGTCGACGTCAGGCGCCGGACCTCCACCGTTCATGGCATGGCCCAGTAATGTCGCCATATCCTTGCGCTCGATGTCCGTAGCCGAGGCCGCTGCGCGCACAGCAGCGAGCATGAGATCTCGGCTCGAGTAGTCGACAGCCAGTCGCAGAAGAAGTCGGTCGCACGAGCAGGTTTGCGCTTCTGCCCGCTCCATCTGCCGCACGAGCGCGGGAGCAAGGCGATCGCGCCGACCGACGATTTGGAGCCGGACGCCGTTCTTCTTGAGCTCTGCCACCTCTGAGCGCAGGTATCGCCCGAACAACTTCATGAGAACGGCTACCTCGGCAGTCGGCCGCTTCCAGTTGTCGGAAGAAAACGCGTAGAGCGTTAGTGTGCGCACCCCCAGGCCTGGAGCTGCCCGAACCACTTCTCGCACCGATTCAGCTCCTTGGCGATGCCCGAACTCACGGGGGCGGCCGCGAGCAGTCGCCCAGCGGCCATTGCCGTCCATGATGATCGCTACATGCATCATCGGGCTTCCATCCATCATCTCTTGATCCTCGTTGCCTGAATGATGGCTTCCATATGATCGAGGTACCCCTTGAGTTCTTTGCGTCCGGTGGCAGTGAGGGCGTACTCGGTCTTTGGGGTCCGACCCTCGTAAGACTTATTGCAAGTCACGTACCCGGCATCCTCAAGGCGTCGGGCGTGCGCACTCAGGTTCCCGTCCGTAATGCCCAGAAGGTCCCGGAGATCTGTGAACGGCAGCGATCCATTCACCGCCAGCGAACTGACGATTCCCAGTCGAACCCTCTCGTGAATGAGGCGATCCAGTTCAAGTGTGTCGGACCCTGGACCGCGACCTTCGACCGCGCCCAAGTCAAATCGTCTCGTTCGTGCCGAAGGGCTGTCGCGCCGCCGCCCGCGTTGCTTACCCGCCATGTTTCCTCCAGATGACGGCGCCGAACAGAAGGTGCAAGCCACCGAACCCTGCTGCCATGGAGGCTGTGCCCCAAGTCGCAGGAAGCAGAAGCGCCGTCACTCCAGCTGCCATAAAGGCCGCACCCATAACCGGCACAGGCCGCACCGAATGTGACCCACCTGAGACGACGGCTGTCCCGTACAAGAGCAACCACATACCCGGGAGCATATCGACCACTCCGGCTCGCACGAGGCCGACTGTAAGCACCCCACCCGCTGCGAGTGGCGGGATTACGCTCCAGGCAAATTTTCGGCCGGGGCCCGCCAGAATCGTTACGCCCTCAGCGTGTGATTTACGGGCCATCGCGAGGACCGCGACGCCGAGGGACATGCCGGCGGACACCAGCCAGATCGTCAGCCACTCTGAGAGAGTTGACGCACTCCGCGCCAAGCCAGCGGCACCGAGGGCAACCACACCCATCAGCACCCCACCAATACCTGAGACGTGCGTGAAGGAGGCGGACCGCTCCATCGTCTCCCGGATATAGCGAAGATTGTCCATAGCGCGATCGTGCAGCGCCACGGGGGCCTCGCTGGGCCCTCGAAGATCACGGGCAGGAAAATTCATTCTTCAGTGCGCCCCCAGATGTTTGATCTCACTTTGCAGCGTATGCCACTTTGTAATGCAAAGTATGTGCCGTAAAAGGATTGAGCCAAGCTTTTTGTTCAGGTGCCGGAAAGTCAGGCCCTGTCGGGCTCAGACTTTTGGCGCAGCCACAAGGAGCGCGGACTTGATCGTGCGAACCTCGACCACGGCGCCCTGCGAAACACGGACATCCCCATCCATCTCAAAACGCGGCGGCGCTTCAAAGGTCAGACGGAAAGAGGAGTCCTTGATGATCTCGACCCGATCCGAGGTGACGTGGCGTCCGCGCTCGGCAAGCGTGAATAGCTTGAGGCGTGCCAGCGGCGGAGCATCGCCGATCATGCAGGCGTGGAGCTTCCCGTCATCTACAGTTGCGTCCGGTGCGATTGGAAAACCCCCGCCGAAATACCGTCCATTCGACACTGTGAGCATGAGCTGCTCAAGCTTTCGCCGCTCACCTTCCCCCGAGGTCAGGTCCGCCCGGATCCCGGGAAAACGGAACAACTGCTGCAAGGCCGTGAGCTTGTAGAGAAGCTCCCCGCGAAGGAACCGCGCGCCCTTCGCCGCATCAATGACTGCGATGTCGAATCCAAATCCGATCAGGTTCAGGAAGTGTCGAGCCTCGTGGCGATCCGGATGGCTTTCGGCCGCGCTGAGAGTGTCCACTCGTCCTACATCAATGGCTCGCGTATGGCCGGCGGCGAGGACGTTCACCGCCTCTGAGGGATTTTTTGGGTTGTATCCGAAATTCCGACCGAAGTCGTTCCCCGTGCCGCTAGGGAGAATTCCAAGGATGACGTCGTCGCGCTCGCTGGCGACCAGACGATCCGCGACGTTGCTCCACGTACCGTCGCCACCGACCGCTACGATTACATCGTACCCGTCCGCAACTGCCGATTCGGCGAGGTCTCGTTCCTCACCGGGTCGTGTCGTCTCACTGTACGCAACATCGGAGAGAGCGTCATTGAGCAGCCGTTTATAGGCTTCTATCCGGCTAGCTCCTCGTCCCCGCCCAGAGGCGGGATTGAAAATGACGAAGTGTCGCCGAGTGCTCAGAAGGTGACCATCGGGTCGAATGTCTGCATGCCTTTTCCGTACCACTCTTCACGGAAGGGGTAGGTGTTCACATCATCGAGCGTGAGGCCTGCGGTCATTGGATGCTCATGGAGAATCAGCGACCCGGTCTCCTCTTCGTGCTCGGTGTGGTCGGCCTCCATCAGGATATTGACCTTGAAGCGCGACTCCGGGTCGACTGTGAAGCACATGTAGTTGTTTGCGGCAGGCTGACGCTCATGCTCCGTGACCACGAGCTCCAGAACGTCGGCCCCGTCGTCCGTTACCGTCACCGTGAGCCGGTCGACGTCCCGGAGGAAGTCGACCTGAATGTCCTTCATGTAGTGCGGCAACGCCCAGCGCTCGATCGCGTGCGCTCGGGACTCCGGAGTCGACGTTCCGACCATGAACGGAAAAAAGGCCGCCTTGGGCAGAGGCTTGCCGGTTTCGATTCTCGGAGGCACGACAACCGCCAGCACCACCTCGTCATATGCCCCGACCATGCTCTCCTCGAATTGGAAGGCTGTGATCGCGAAAATGCTCCGCTCATGCTGAACCTCGAGCGGTTCTAGGTGGCTTGGGAGGAGCTTCCGGGCGTCCGCCGTGGGCATCTCGAAATATCCGCCGACGCAAACGTCAAAACCGTAGTATGTGTAGTCGTCCGTAACCATTCTTATCAGTCGTCTTGATGATGGTGAACAGGTCTGGTTAGCCTTCCGTACCCGTGCTTCGCTTGTATCGTCACCCCGCCCATCCACTGTGGAGACCGACCCATGAAATTCCGTGGATACGTTGCTCTCGGGTTCCTCTGTCTCGGCCTCCTGCTGTCCGACCTCATCCAGAGGACGGTTGTCGCGCTCTGGGTAAAACTGAGACCGTCCCG from Longimicrobiales bacterium includes:
- a CDS encoding ATP-binding cassette domain-containing protein, with translation MAGDSFRGWELAVEVPLATRTLTLAIDTRCRTVAIVGPSGAGKSTLLRVLAGVEKRASGSLTMDGGVWLDSVAGTVVPPWDRHVGWVPQEAQLFPHLTVRENLQYAGAPDADVEQTAELVDAASLLDRRPRRLSGGERQRVALARALLASPSILLLDEPFSALDRPRRVQLATDVRRWSEENDVPLVLVSHDEQDTEILADEHWHLNDGIFSRTATGPPHDSSAGPG
- the uppS gene encoding polyprenyl diphosphate synthase, whose product is MMDGSPMMHVAIIMDGNGRWATARGRPREFGHRQGAESVREVVRAAPGLGVRTLTLYAFSSDNWKRPTAEVAVLMKLFGRYLRSEVAELKKNGVRLQIVGRRDRLAPALVRQMERAEAQTCSCDRLLLRLAVDYSSRDLMLAAVRAAASATDIERKDMATLLGHAMNGGGPAPDVDLLIRTGGERRLSDFLLWECAYAELLFTSVMWPDFSGENLAEAIFDFRARDRRYGKVAAAAS
- a CDS encoding transcriptional regulator, whose product is MAGKQRGRRRDSPSARTRRFDLGAVEGRGPGSDTLELDRLIHERVRLGIVSSLAVNGSLPFTDLRDLLGITDGNLSAHARRLEDAGYVTCNKSYEGRTPKTEYALTATGRKELKGYLDHMEAIIQATRIKR
- a CDS encoding diacylglycerol kinase family lipid kinase, which produces MVRKRHADIRPDGHLLSTRRHFVIFNPASGRGRGASRIEAYKRLLNDALSDVAYSETTRPGEERDLAESAVADGYDVIVAVGGDGTWSNVADRLVASERDDVILGILPSGTGNDFGRNFGYNPKNPSEAVNVLAAGHTRAIDVGRVDTLSAAESHPDRHEARHFLNLIGFGFDIAVIDAAKGARFLRGELLYKLTALQQLFRFPGIRADLTSGEGERRKLEQLMLTVSNGRYFGGGFPIAPDATVDDGKLHACMIGDAPPLARLKLFTLAERGRHVTSDRVEIIKDSSFRLTFEAPPRFEMDGDVRVSQGAVVEVRTIKSALLVAAPKV
- a CDS encoding acetoacetate decarboxylase family protein, which produces MVTDDYTYYGFDVCVGGYFEMPTADARKLLPSHLEPLEVQHERSIFAITAFQFEESMVGAYDEVVLAVVVPPRIETGKPLPKAAFFPFMVGTSTPESRAHAIERWALPHYMKDIQVDFLRDVDRLTVTVTDDGADVLELVVTEHERQPAANNYMCFTVDPESRFKVNILMEADHTEHEEETGSLILHEHPMTAGLTLDDVNTYPFREEWYGKGMQTFDPMVTF